In Ruegeria sp. YS9, the genomic window CGGGGCGGAATATCCTTGTCCTTTGGAATTCTCACGCGGAACGCAAAAGGTGATTGATCGTGTATTCGAAGGTGCAGTTTCGCTGTAACTTGCGTTTCGGCCAACGGCTCAGCTATCCTGCATGTCACAATTTCAGGAGATGACAGATGGCCGGAGGTTGGGCACGCGACGGCGCTGTGAGCGAACAGATCGAAGCGTCGATCTCAGATGAACTGGCGCGGATGCAGGCGCAAAAGCGGCCCCAGGGCGAAAGCCTGACCCATTGTGCCGAATGCGAAGAACCCATACCGGAAAAGCGTCGCGTCGCGTTGCCGGGAGTAAAGCTGTGTCTGGATTGCCAGCAGGAACGGGACGGCGCGTTCAAGGCACGTGGCGGAGTCAATCGGCGGGGGTCGAAAGACAGTCAGTTGAAGTGATCTTGGGTATGGCTGCTATGAGCCCAAAGCGTCTAATGCTGCGATACGTATTAACTGGCATGAAGCGACATATAGCTATCGCCGTACCAGTCATTTTTCGGCTTGTGATATGACCAGAAAGCGGTTTGCCGCGTCCTGCAAAAACAGATCCCGCAGGCTGTCGGTGAAGTATTTCACGATGCGGCGTGGATTGTCTGGCAGGTATCCAAGAACAATTTTCAACGGGTCGGTGGCCGGGTACAACGGCACCTCCAGGACGTTTTCGCCCGCGTAGGTCTCATGCGTTTTGGGGCGCATATGCAACAGCGAACAGCCTACGCCCATGCCAACCAGACTTCGAACCATTTCGAGCGTCGTTGCAGTGCAAACCACATGCGGAGTGACCTCGGCGGCCTGGAACATACGGCTGTAGTAGTCGCTGATCACAGGCTGATCGAGGAGAATCATGGGCTCGCCATCCAGCTCGGAAAGGGAGACGCTGCTTCTGGATGCAAACGCGTGCTGTTTTGGGACAAGAAGGTAGCCGGGCACTTCTATCAGGGTCTCAAAGGCCACTTCCGGGGCCAAGCTTTCGGCAACACAAAGTATGACGTCGAAGTCACCGGACAGCAAACCGGCTTGGGCGGATTGGGTGTCACATTCGATGAACTTGATATCGACACGTGGATTGTCCGCCAAAAGATTTTGCGCGATGGCAGGTAAAAAAGCTGGGGCAACAGGCGCGTAGTATCCCACCCGCAATGTGCCGATCAATTGCGTACGCATCTCGGCGCCCTGGCTCATCAGTGCCTCGTATTCATCGAGCAGATGCCGGACACGGGCCATGATGATTTTCCCCGTGGATGTCGGCGCAATCCCCTTGGACCGGTGTCTGATGGTGAGCTGCATCCCAAAGGCCTCTTCCACCTGGTTGACCGCAGCCAGCACGGCGGATGGCACCACGTGCATCTTCTTGGACGCCTCTGTCAGGCTGCCGCTTTCAGTGGCCTCCATGAAATATCGAAGGGCTTTCAGACTAATATCCATACTCGCTCATAATTCACTATTTATGATCTTTGTATTTCAAACATTCAGTTTTTCAAAAGATATAATCCGGCTGATACTATCCAGAAATCTGAATTTCTGGAGGTGGCTCATGCAAGGCCATGCGCGGGTTGTCGTTGTTGGTGGTGGCATTGGTGGATTGTCGGCGCTTTATCACCTTGGTCTGGAAGGCTGGACCGACGCAGTCCTGCTGGAACGCAACGAGTTGACCAGCGGCACCACCTGGCATTCGGCGGCGCAATGCCCCAGTGTGGCGTTCAATCAACTGCTGCTGTTGCTGCGGGATTACACCATCAGGCTTTACAAGGAACTGGCCGATGATCCGGCCTATCCGATCAATTATCACCATGCCACGGGTGGCATGCGGCTTTTGACCAACCCCACTCACGTTGACGAAGTGCATCACATCATGTCTGTGGCCAAGGGGTTGGGGATCGAGTTTGATCTGCTTGATGCCGCCGAAGCAAAACGGCGTAATCCATTGCTGAACACCGAAGGTGTTCTGGCGGCGATGTGGGATGAACAGGACGGCGACATCGACCCGGCGCAGCTGTGTCAGGCCTTGGCCGCCCGGTCTCGCAAAATGGGTGCGAAAATTCACCGCAACACACCCGTTACTGCGCTGAAACAACTGCCCAATGACGAATGGCTGGTGACGACAGAAAGCGGCACGATCACCGCTGAGCATATCGTGATCGCGGCCGGCTATCGCGCCAACGAAGTCGGCGCGCTGATGGGCATCGAATACCCCGTCATTGCGATGGAGCACATGTATTTCGTGACCGAAGACATCCCTGAACTGGTCGAGCGCGACACCCGCGTGCCCATGGTGCGCTGCCCGCGTGACACGTTCTATATGCGGCAGGAAAAGAAGGGGCTTCTGGTCGGCATCTACGAACATGACTGCAAGACCTTCGGGATGGACGGGATCGCCCCTGATTTCGTCAATGCGCTCTGCCCCGATGATCTGGACCGCTTGCTGCCCAAGATGGAACCGATCTTTGACCGTCTGCCCTGTTTGCAGGAGGCCGGCATCAAATCCGTAGTGAACGGGCCGATTGCCTATGCCTCGGATGCCGGGCCGCTGGTGGGCAAGCAACCGGGCCTGCGCAATTGCTGGTCGATGAACGGGTTGCGAGTGGGCATCGGCGAAGGCGGTGGCTACGGCAAGATGCTGGCGCAGATGATGGTGCATGGTGAAACCGAGTGGGACAGCTGGCAGCTTGATCCGCGCCGCATCACCAGTTTTGCCAATACCGAGTTCACCGCGCTGAAATCAATCGAGGATTACCGGCACGAGTTCCGCTGGCACCTGCCGCATGAACACCGCCCGGCCGGTCGCCCGGCCAAGGCATCTCCGCTTTACCCGGTGCTGAAAGCCAAAGGTGCCGAGTTCGGCGTCGTCAATGGCTGGGAGCGGACAGAGTTCTACAAACTTGACGCGGATTTCCAAACAACTCACGGATACGCATTCCAGAACTGGCACGATGTTGTGGGGGCCGAGATCCAGGCGCTACGTTCGGGTGTCGGGTTGGCCGAACTGTCAGGTTTCAACCATTACCGCATCAGCGGAACCGATGCGCTCGACTGGCTCAGCAGTCTAACCTGCTCCAAGGTGTCGACCCAAACCGGCAGGGCAAGCCTGTGTTATTTCCTGACACCGAAAGGCAATATCTCGGGCGAGGCGACAATTGTGCCACTTCCGGACGGGAGCATCTTCTATGGCTCCGCCGCGTCTGCCGAGTATCATGACATGGACTGGCTGACCGAGCACCTTCCCAAAGGTTCGGATATTCGCATCGAAAGTCGCACCAACACCCATACGTTGATGGTGATTGCAGGCCCCAGAACCCGAGACCTGCTGGCCTCTGTGTCGCCGCGCACCAAATGGGGGCAGTCTGACTTCCCCTGGCTGACGGCGCGGCGTGTTTTTATCGGCCATGTCGAGGCGCTGGCTATCGCCATCAGCTTTTCCGGTGAGCAGGCGTTTGAACTGCACATACCCAACACTCAGCTTTATGCCGCCTATGACATCCTGACCAAGGCGGGCGAAGCGTTTGGGCTGTCGCATTTTGGCATGTTCGCAATTGACTCGATGCGCCTGGAAAAAGGGTATGGCCACTGGAAAGCTGATTTCATCACCGAGTTCAATCCGATCGAGGCAGGGCTGCTTCGCTACGTAGACATGAACAAGGATTTCCCAGGAAAATCAGGGCTTAAGGCGCAAATCGACGCAGGTACCCGCAAAAAACGTGTTGTTCTGGAAATCCACAGCGCCAAGGGAACAGCACGTCCTGGTGAAGGAGTGTTCGCTGATGGTAATCCAATCGGATCGATAACCTCTGCCGCATGGGGCTATCGCACCGGGAAGAACCTTGCCATCGCATACATCGATCCGACTCATGCCGAAACCGGCACGGAAGTTGAGGTTCTGCTCATTGGCGAAACCATTCTAGCCACAGTCTGTCCATCCTGCCTTTTTGATGTTGAAAACGCCGTGCCCAGAGGTATCTCATGATCTGTGGCGCTCCAGATCCAGAGTGTTTTTCTACAATGGGGTCTACCGCAATGTGCCTATGGAAGGCATTAATTCGAACACAGCGAACGGCATTAAAGCCCGCTTCGCCGACCGTCATCCTCCGAAAATTCTGCGCCATGGTCGAATGACCGCAATGGCGTATCGCATTGCAGCATTCTGAAGTGGTGGCCAACGGCGGCGCAGGGCCGTCCGTGAAGACGGCCCAAGCCTTCAGATTTCTACCGCCTCTGCGATCGCCAATGCATCCTCCAATTCGACGCCAAGGTACCGGACGGTGCTGTCCATCTTGGTGTGACCAAGCAGAAGTTGTACCGCTCGCAGATTTCCTGTCTTTCGGTAGATTTGCGCAACCTTGGTCCGGCGCATCGAATGTGTTCCGTACGCACTCGGCTGCAGACCGATCGGTTCCACCCAATCCCGAACCAGGCGCGCGTATTGTCGCGTGGAAATGTGAAGCCGTTCGTGGAAACGCCCAGGCCAGAGGTACTCCGATCCGGTCATCAGCGGTTGTTCCATCCAGCACAGCAGCGACTTTCGTGTGCCCTCGGTGATCTCAAAACGGACAGGCTTCTGTGTTTTGCTCTGAATGATTGAGGCGCGTTCCTTAACCTGACCAGCGGCGTAGACATCCGCGACCTTCAGTTTGACCAGATCGCACCCGCGTAGTTTGCTGTCGATCGCCAGGTCAAACAGCGCCAGATCGCGATGGTACGCGGCAATTTCCAGGCGCACTCGGATCGCCCAGACATGTTTGGGCATAAGTGGGCGTTTCTGACCTATAATGCGTCCCTTGTTCCAAGCGGGGCAGCGGGCTCGAATGGCAGGTAAGTTTGGCATTTGCATGGTGGTTCTTCCAATCCACCACGCCCTTCCACAACGCCAACCCGACGTTGACAGGGCAACCTATCATGGATTGGTGCTGACGCAGAAATTGGCCGCTCCGAGCCCATTTTGCCGGATGCTGCAGGCCAAATGGAGGCACGCAAATGCGCCAGATCAGCCATTCAATTTCCAAGTTCAGGAAGGTGCCTGTGATGCAAGGGTAGGACGGAGCCTTGTGAGCGCGACAAATCGCAAACTGCGTCATCCGTTCGATACGCCATGCAGTTTACGGTATTCAGTCGGGGATTGCTGATGTTTCTCTCGAAACGCACGGTTGAACGGCCCAATGGAGGCGAACCCGACATCGTAGGCGATTGACAGCACAGGTGTATCGGCCCGCGCAGGATCGGACAGAACCTCACACGCCGCCCCTATCCGGTGTTCGTTCACGAATTGGGCGAAGTTGCGATACCCGAGCCCCTTGTTGATCACGCGTCGGACCCTGTGCTCAGGCGCATCCACGGCTGCTGCGAGCCGCGCGATTGTAAGCCCTTCCTGTCGCCAGATACCATCCGCCATCGCCGCCTCTACCCTTTGCAGAACTGCGGCATCGGCGCCTGACAGTGGCATGGCAGGTCGCGGTTCGGGCTCCCGCCGAAGGGGCCAGAGATCGGGTGCGATCCGCACGGCCCAGGACAGGAACAGCAGCGTCAGCACCAGAAATCCCGAGGCATGGAGCGGGTACATCACGGGTGGCAGATCGGCATCGAGCTTGAGGAACTCGACCACCGAGATTCCGAGGCCGGTCAGGGCCATAAGCGCCACGAACCACCTGCGGAACCGGCGGCGGGTTTCGACCAGATCGTCGGCGGCGGTGGACAGCGCGATATAGAGCAAGCCCGCATAGAGCAAGACGACAAGGATGCCCCGGAGCGTCGCCGCGAAGGGCAGGATGGGTGCAAGCCAGGCACCTACGGTGACCAAGACTGCCAGCACGCCGTGCCACGGCCGGTAAACCGGCCGGTCGAGGAATATCTCGGCCCCGGCCCAGACCGCCAGGACCGGCACCACACCGGCCATCATGACGAGACCGGTCTCGGCCCTGGTTCCGGAGAGCCCCAGGTTCGGCGACGACACAAGCAAGTAGGCACCAAGTCCGAGGCAGAGGGCAGGCACCGACAGGCCCCTGGGCCAAAGGGCACGATTGGCCAGGAAGATCAGCGCACAAGTCGCCAGCGCCGTCACCGCGCCGCCCCTCAAGAAGAGATCAGCTCTCACCGTGAAGTCATCCATGGATCGAGCGAAGCCGAGACCAGTGAACCAGTCAACTGGTATGGGCGCACCGATTCCGGAAAAGCCACGTCGATTCCTGAAATCATTGAACGATTTTCAAAGACAGCGAGAGCGGTAAACCGATGCGCTCCAATGTATCGGTCGGCATTTCAGACCGGAGACCATCATGGAAGATCAATGCATCATCAGCCATCTCGCCGGGATTTTCTCCGGCGTTCTTGCCACGGACCTTCTGCGCTACGCCGTCGGTGCAGGTGGCGTTTATCTGACAGTGAACCTGGCGCTGGCGGCCCGGCTCCGGGCGCGGAAGATCCGGGCCGATGAACCGCCGCAAGGCCAGATCGGCCGCGAAATCCTCGCAAGCCTGCGTACGGTTCTGATCTTTGCGCTGAACGGGACGTTGATCGTTGTCGGAGCGGAGGCGGGACTCGTCCCGATCTATACCGAAATCGCCACCTACGGCTTGACCTATCTCATTTTCAGCACAGTGGTTCTGATCGTCGCCCATGATACGTGGTTCTATTGGTCGCACAGGCTGCTGCACTACCCGCCGCTCTTCCGGCGCTTTCACAGGTTGCATCACAAGTCGCACAACCCGACGCCCTTTACCTCCTACAGCTTCGATCTGGGCGAGGCGGTGGTGAATGCGGTCTACCTGCCACTGATCTTGCTTGTCCTGCCCGCGCATCCGGCGGCGATCCTGGTATTCGCGACGCACATGATGCTGCGGAATGCGATCGGGCATTCGGGCTACGAACTTTTCCCGGCCAACCGGTCCGGCAGGCCGCTGTTCGACTGGATGACGACCGTCACTCATCATGACCTGCACCACGCCCATGCCGGCTATAACCTCGGCCTCTACTTCACATGGTGGGACCGGCTGATGGGGACGGAGCACCCCGGCTATCGCGAAGCTTTCCGCCGGGCGGCCAAACCGGTTCCGGCACAGGGCGTCCGTAGGGCACTCCGGCGTGCCCTGGACAACGCCGAATGAAATCCCCCTGCTGGAGCAACAGAGATGAGGAAACCGGAATTCATCGCCCGTCAGAGCCGCCGACCTACAGGTCTGCTTGGTGCAATTGTCGCCCGGGTCATGGCGCGCGAGACTCGTCCCGAGAACGAACGCGCGCTGCACCTCCTCGATCTGGCAGATGGCGACAGCCTCATCGACATCGGCTGCGGCCACGGCGAAACGCTTTTCGAGGCAGACGCGATGGTACGTCTTTCGGACAGCGCCGGCGTGGATTTCTCCGAGGTTATGCTGGAGCGTGCTCTCGCGAGGAACCGTGATGCGGTCTGGGACACGCGCCTGACGTTTCATTCTGCCGACACTGCTGCGTTGCCCTTTCCGGACAAGCGGTTTGGCAAGGCGCTTTCGGTGCATACGGTCTATTTTTGGCCGGACCCGGCGACCCACCTTGCCGAGGCGTTTCGCGTTCTTCGCCATGGTGGGCGATTCGTGTTCTGTTTCCGATCGACCGCCGACAGACGGGCTGTGCATGGGTTCCCCGACACTGTCTATCGTTTCCCGAGCGTTCAGGAAGTGGAGGAGACGTTGAAGCTGGTCGGGTTCCTGGACCCAGAGACCACAACTGAGGAGATCACAGGACATTTGACGCATTGGAGTATCGCGGAGAAGCCGTGAAGCGAAGGATCGCAAAGGCGGGCTGAGCCGTCGCTTCGGCTCGTGCTGCGAATTGGCGCGATGTCCGCGATCTGTGAGTTCGAGCAGTGCCAAATTTTGCACATGCGGCGAATGACCGGAATGCGGGCTGCGACCGCAGAATGCCAGCTGGGTGCCGAATGTCTCTTATCGGCCGTAGAAGTAGGTTAGCTACGCAAGCTCGCTGGCCATCAATTTCAGATGGCGCATGTCTGTTCCGCAGCACCCTCCGAATACTTGAACCGAAGGATTGCTCCGAGCAATCTTGGCAATCTGCTTACCAAGTTCAACGGGATCGCCTTCGTCCAGTTCATCTGCTTCGTCAAGTTCCGCATGAGAGCAAGTTGAAGCGTTCGCCACAATACCTCTCAGCCTCGGGTGGTTGCCAAGCGCTCCGGCGAAATGGGTCGGATGAGCGCAATTGACCATAAAAAACATTGCCGCCGTGTCCGATTCCCCATCGATCTGGTCAATTGCATCCACAAGTTTGGTTCCGTCCGCCAAGCACCCATCTGTCTCAACAACCAGAGACATGATGATCGGCAGACCAGCATCTCGGGCGGCGAGGATGCATCCTGTTGCCTCACTTGGACGGTTGAATGTATAAGCGGTAACCAGGTCGACAGTTGTGCCTTTCAGGCTGTGCATTTGAGCGGCATGGTATTGCCGTGCATCTTCGACGGATATCGGCGGGATGTCGGCGTAAGGATCAAAGCGTGGGCCTATACAGGCCGACAACAATACATCTTCGCGAGCGGCGGCCCGGCGCACGTCTTCCACTAGACTGACCGCATCTTTGTTCACCTCTACAAGCCGTTCTGCATCGTACCCCAAAGGTGCCGCCCGGTCGGCATTCGCCATCCATGTGGGCGCATCAAGAATACATCCGACATTCATTTCGCTGGCGAGATCGACAAGAGCCTGCATCTGACCGGCAAGTATCGCTCTAGTGTCAGGCTGTTCGAGCAAAGGAAACGAGGCAAATCCGGGTAGCTCAAGTCCATGATTGAATACCAGGTCGGTGCCAGTACCGGCATAAACCAGAAAGGTCTTGTCACCTTCGTTTAGGAGCTGTCGTGCCATTCTAATCTACGCCCTTTTCCCTTTCTATTCACAAGAAACCTACATTTTCTCGGGTCTCCTGTGAACCTTTGGGCAGTGGAGTATTTTCTGTACGCATGCCCTAATCTGTCCGAGCAGCTCGCAAACATAGCGAATGTCTGGAAAGCGGGCTGCAGTTGCTGCAATCTAGGGGCATGTCGAGTGGCCGGTATGGGCCGCTTGTCGCCAACTGACGCCAAGATTGAGCAAATGCCGCGCCGCATCAGAGGTCCACAAAGAGCCCGAAACCACCGATGCAGCAAGATGCATAACTGGCAACCAAGCACGGAAAGCCGACATCGTCGATGACAAGCTCAAATCGCGCCGGCGACCAGCGGTGCTCTCAGCTTCACTATCATTGGACCTAAACCGACCGAGTAATTCCCCCATCAATCCGGGTATTCTGACCGGAAATGTAGGCTCCGCCATCCGAAGCCAGAAAGGCCACGACACTTGCGATTTCGGCAAGCGAGTTGCCGTAGCGGCCCATCGGGATCATTTAGCGGAATTCTTCCTTTTTCTGGCAGCCAGTCTAAGAATCCTGGCAGCACGTTGTTCATGCGGATGTTTTCGGCTGCGTATTTGTCGACAATGAGTTTTGTGAAGGCAGCAAGCCCGGCGCGCATCACGCCTGAGGTTGGAAACACCGGGTTCGGCTCAAACGCGGCAAAGGTCGAAATATTGATGATCGCCCCGCCACCTTGTTTTTTTAATGATCAAAATGACGAGACGCGAGGGGCGCACGGCGTTCAGGAAGTAGACCTCCATGCCCTCGTGCCAGTCCTCATCGTGAGCTCGAGGACCGGTGCGCGCGGTCCGTGACCGGCGGAGATTATCAAAACATCAATACGGCCCCAGTGGTACATGGCCGCATCGATTAGCTTTTGCAGGTCTGCTTCGGACTTGTTGGTGCCCGTGACGCCAGCACCGCCAAGTTCTTTGGCAAGCGCTTCGCCTTTGCCGGAAGCCAACAGAATTCCGACCTTAAAGCCATCTGCGGCCAAGGCCCGCGCTATCTGCGCCCATGCCGGATCCGCCCGCTGTGATCAATGCAACGGTATCTACGGCCCTAGTCCTTTCCGGTGTCGTTTTCGTCGAGGTTGAGATGCGCCATCCCGCTGTTGCCAAGCGGCACAGCCGCGAATGGGCCGCCATGGTGCGTGTTGGCGGGATCGTGCGGGTCGAGCGGGCCATCCGCGGCATAGATTTCCCTGGCGAATTGTTCGGCGTTGTCCTTGGGTCGGTAGCCCAAATGTTGCGCCTTGGAATTGTCGACCGGCGCGCGGTCGTTGTTTGACACGCCATAGACCACGCTAAAGCCGGTGATGGGCGTGGTGATCGCGCGTTCCACCAGATGGATCAGGTCGTCATAGCTGAGCCAGGTTCCCACAGCGCGCGAATTGGTCGGCTGCGCGCAAGACAGGATGCGCATGCAGACTGCTTCCAACCCGCGTTTGTCCCAGTAGAGCGAGGCGAGGTCTTCGGCAAAACACTTGGCAAGCCCGTAGAAGGTGTCGGGTTTGTGCGGGGCATCGATGCCGATGAAATCCGTCTTCTTGTGCATGCCAACCGCGTGGATGGACGAGGCATAGACAACCCGGCGCAGCTTGTTGCGATAGGCGGCCTCCCACACGGTATAGGCACCGTAGAAGTTCGGCGCCCAAAGCACCTCCATGGGTGCTTCGTCGCCAATTGCACCGAAATGCACCACCATGTCCGCCCCCTCCAGAAGGGCGACCATGGCATCGAGGTCGGTGATATCCGCCTTGATGTAGGTTTCATTGGACGCGAGGTTCGCCACACTGTCGGCAATGTCCGACGAGACGAATTCATCGCAAAGTTTGGACAGCGGCTCGCGCAGGTACGAGCCAAGGCGGCCAGCCGCGCCGGTGAGTACAATCTTTTTCATGGGTTAAGTCCTTTCAGGTCGCCAACAGCGCGGGCGATGCGATCCATCGCGGTGCTCAACACCTCTTCCGAGGCGGCTGTTGAAATGCGGAAAAACGGTGAAAGATCATAAGCGCTGCCCGGAACGGCGGCAACGCCAGCGGCCTTCAGTAGATAGGCTGTGACATCCGTATCGGTTGCGAGCGTCTCGCCCTGAGGGGTCTTTGCCCCGATCAGACCCGCGCAGCCGATCAGGCCGTAAAAAGCGCCGCCTGGCGCGTCGAGTGTCAGCCCCGGGATTTTTGCCACACGCGCGACCACAAGATCACGGCGTGCTTCGAAAGCCCGACAGAAATTGCGGACGTCATCTTGCGGCCCGTTCAAAGCCGCCGCCGCCGCCGCTTGGGCGATGGAACACGCGCCTGACGAGATCTGGCTTTGCACCTTGGTCATCGCCGCGATCAGATCCTTGTGCCCTGCGCCATAGCCAATGCGCCATCCAGTCATGGCATAGGCTTTGGACACGCCATTGACCGTCAAAGTGCGGTCTTTCACGCCCGGGCAAAGCGCCGCAAACGATCGGAACACGCGCCCGTCAAACAGAATATGTTCATATATCTCGTCCGACAGAACCAGCACGCGGTCATGATCGGCCAGCACGTCGCCAAGTGCCGCAATCTGGGTATCTGAATAGACCGCGCCAGACGGGTTCGACGGCTGGTTCAAGAGCAGCCACCGGGTCCTGGGCGTGATGGCGTCGCGCAATTGGTCGGGCGTCAGCAGAAAGCCAGCTTCAGCCGGGCATTCCAAAGGCACCGGCACACCGCCGAGGATGAGCACGATGTCCTTGTACTGACCGAAATAGGGAGCGCAGAGCAACACCTCGTCACCCGGCTCCAGCGTGGCCATGAAGGCGTTGAACAGTACCTGCTTGGCTCCGTTCGACACGATCACTTCGTCGAGCGCATAGTCCAGGTCGTTCTCGCGTTTGAACTTGTCCACGACGGCCCGCCGCATCGCAAGCGTGCCATTCGTGGGGGGATACTTCGTCTCGCCCCTGAGAGCGGCTTGATGTGCCGCCTCCTTGATATGGTCGGGCGTGTCGAAATCCGGCTCTCCAAGACCAAGATCAATGACATCTTCACCACGCGCCTTGGCCTCTTTCGCAGCCTGGCTGACCCAGGCCGAGGCGGACGGCTTGACCGGTTTTAGACGCGATGCCGCGAAACTCATTGCAACCCGCCTTTTGTTTGCGCCAGTGCCGCATCTGCGGCCCGCGCCAATAGCCCCGTGTCTGTCGCAATGGCGACAAAGGTGAAGCCTTCGTTCAAAAGGTCAGCCGCAAAAGCGGGGTCCGTGACCAAGGTGCCGACCGGCATGCCTTTGGCAATCAGTTTTTGTGCGACCGGCTTGATCAAGGCCCAAACATCAGGGTCCATCGGCTGGCCGAGTTTGCCAATGTCCGCGGCAATATCCGCAGGGCCAAAGAAGATGCCGCTGACCCCATCGACCGCGCCGATGGCTTCGGCCTGCTCGACGGCTGCGCGGGTTTCCAGTTGCAACAGAACAGCGGTTTCTTCCTCAACCCGCGCCACATAATCAGGGATGCGCCCAAAGGCTGTTGCCCGGGTTGCCCCTGAGACACCGCGAATGCCGCGAGGCGGGTAGCGTGTTGCGGCCACCGCTTGTTCGGCCTCTTCCACCGATTGGATCATCGGAAACAACAGGCCCGGCGCACCCAGATCCAACAGCCGCTTGACGGCAACCGCGTCGTTCCATTCCACCCGCACAAGGGCCGTGGTCGGGGACGCCGCA contains:
- a CDS encoding pyridoxal phosphate-dependent aminotransferase is translated as MSFAASRLKPVKPSASAWVSQAAKEAKARGEDVIDLGLGEPDFDTPDHIKEAAHQAALRGETKYPPTNGTLAMRRAVVDKFKRENDLDYALDEVIVSNGAKQVLFNAFMATLEPGDEVLLCAPYFGQYKDIVLILGGVPVPLECPAEAGFLLTPDQLRDAITPRTRWLLLNQPSNPSGAVYSDTQIAALGDVLADHDRVLVLSDEIYEHILFDGRVFRSFAALCPGVKDRTLTVNGVSKAYAMTGWRIGYGAGHKDLIAAMTKVQSQISSGACSIAQAAAAAALNGPQDDVRNFCRAFEARRDLVVARVAKIPGLTLDAPGGAFYGLIGCAGLIGAKTPQGETLATDTDVTAYLLKAAGVAAVPGSAYDLSPFFRISTAASEEVLSTAMDRIARAVGDLKGLNP
- a CDS encoding HpcH/HpaI aldolase/citrate lyase family protein yields the protein MKLPANPFTRAIAAGEKQVGLWISLCSNFAAEVVSTAGYDWALIDMEHSANDYFSVLGQLQAFAASPTTALVRVEWNDAVAVKRLLDLGAPGLLFPMIQSVEEAEQAVAATRYPPRGIRGVSGATRATAFGRIPDYVARVEEETAVLLQLETRAAVEQAEAIGAVDGVSGIFFGPADIAADIGKLGQPMDPDVWALIKPVAQKLIAKGMPVGTLVTDPAFAADLLNEGFTFVAIATDTGLLARAADAALAQTKGGLQ